A single Anopheles funestus chromosome 2RL, idAnoFuneDA-416_04, whole genome shotgun sequence DNA region contains:
- the LOC125765196 gene encoding stress-associated endoplasmic reticulum protein 2, which produces MAPQQRIRIANEKASKNITMRGNVPKSSKNTEEKYPVGPWLLALFIFVVCGSAIFQIIQSIRIA; this is translated from the coding sequence atGGCCCCACAGCAGCGAATCCGCATTGCCAACGAGAAGGCAAGCAAGAACATCACGATgcgtggcaacgtgcccaaATCGTCAAAGAACACCGAGGAAAAGTATCCGGTTGGACCGTGGCTGTTGGCCCTGTTCATCTTCGTGGTGTGCGGTTCGGCGATATTCCAGATCATTCAGTCGATTCGTATAGCATAA
- the LOC125765182 gene encoding 40S ribosomal protein S23, with the protein MGKPRGIRTARKHVRHRRDQRWADKDYKKAHLGTRWKSNPFAGASHAKGIVLEKVGVEAKQPNSAIRKCVRVQLIKNGKKITAFVPRDGCLNYIEENDEVLVAGFGRKGHAVGDIPGVRFKVVKVANVSLLALYKEKKERPRS; encoded by the coding sequence ATGGGTAAACCACGTGGAATTCGTACCGCCCGCAAACACGTCCGGCATCGTCGCGACCAGCGCTGGGCGGATAAGGACTACAAGAAGGCCCATTTGGGTACCCGCTGGAAGTCCAACCCGTTCGCCGGAGCTTCCCACGCCAAGGGAATCGTGCTGGAAAAGGTCGGCGTCGAAGCTAAGCAGCCTAACTCCGCCATCCGCAAGTGCGTCCGTGTGCAGCTTATCAAGAACGGAAAGAAGATCACCGCATTCGTGCCCCGGGATGGTTGTCTGAACTACATCGAGGAAAACGATGAGGTGCTAGTTGCCGGTTTCGGTCGTAAGGGTCACGCCGTCGGTGATATTCCCGGAGTCCGATTCAAGGTGGTGAAGGTGGCCAACGTTTCGCTGTTGGCGCTGTACAAGGAAAAGAAGGAGCGGCCACGTTCGTAA
- the LOC125764962 gene encoding exonuclease 3'-5' domain-containing protein 2, which translates to MLTQREKTVVSTAVIAAVGVGVLFVLSRYRRGIMSRLRALNQRDPLRGQQVHIINTTDDCRMIVEKLQRHCQEYNVLGFDCEWVSYQGKRRPVALLQLASHRGLCALIRLCMINRIPQELYDLLNDDNIIKVGVSPYEDARVLREDYRLKVESTLDLRYMAERTGLEPLGIARLANEVLGITLDKHWKVRCSDWETPELSDRQMKYAASDAHVAVELFKKLSYKLVPHYPWTSRKVVLEQVLEEMDCFMDQPHNNRRAKPGGSSKSKKLLAPQNHQKANKRYHSTRTKPLYHNCLMQAPDGELLCTCDRRKAEWYVQRELSDLVSENPYTVRLRFEPAGRAVDEPGKYYLQAKENICVVCGAKSSFNRKNIVPRDYRKHFPVIMKEHVSHDVLLLCADCHQRSSICDDRLRQELAELCNAPLAGQKNGSKEIRIESMAEIRKAARALLNSAAKIPPERKQVLEERLLSLLNSLGSEGDSVSSETPTGPQITELTQNLLEEYSNIDISVRNELYCAHGERVVEHFKKTPGGLMQLERRWRENFLHTMRPKHLPQLWSVDHNYKRLEIRAVEGRVNVEDLAIAGISLNSSPSTSATYSSRSYSYSNNTHTNGSRTYSGIGTTDNPATSTRFYSNVQSQSTNGETGTITGGSPYTTQYKSIAQPRPPDGRWVMGADDTMSDDPTLFKTVHNQPTLPYYNEPGAVGSFLQADSEPATERDFASLQLTYDSDDSNSTLSQPSSTLLNSNGVFPDEEYDDVEEGVPNNGGEQDEDADERSLNAVDSLATDSSSSSNAARVNQSEKQTAVSGHKMA; encoded by the exons ATGTTGACCCAGCGAGAAAAAACTGTGGTCTCTACTGCCGTCATAGCTGCCGTCGGTGTCGGTGTCCTGTTCGTACTATCACGCTACCGCCGTGGCATTATGAGCCGGCTGAGGGCACTGAACCAGCGGGATCCACTCCGAGGACAGCAGGTGCACATCATCAACACGACCGATGACTGTCGCATGATTGTGGAGAAACTGCAAAG GCACTGTCAGGAGTACAATGTGCTAGGATTCGATTGCGAATGGGTCAGCTATCAGGGGAAGAGACGACCGGTAGCACTGCTACAACTTGCCTCGCACCGTGGCCTCTGCGCACTGATACGGCTGTGCATGATCAACAGGATACCGCAGGAGTTATACGATCTTCTAAATGATGACAATATTATCAAGGTAGGGGTGTCCCCGTACGAAGATGCGCGCGTACTACGGGAAGACTATCGGCTAAAGGTGGAAAGTACGCTCGATTTGCGGTACATGGCCGAACGGACAGGACTGGAACCGCTCGGTATAGCGCGACTAGCCAACGAGGTGCTGGGAATTACGCTTGACAAACATTGGAAAGTTCGTTGCTCCGATTGGGAAACGCCAGAGCTCTCCGATCGGCAAATGAAGTACGCCGCCAGCGATGCACACGTGGCGGTGGAGCTGTTTAAAAAGCTTTCGTACAAACTAGTCCCACA TTACCCATGGACAAGCCGAAAGGTAGTGCTTGAACAGGTTCTGGAGGAAATGGATTGTTTCATGGACCAACCGCACAACAATCGTCGGGCAAAACCGGGCGGAAGCTCCAAATCGAAGAAGCTACTCGCACCCCAAAA TCATCAGAAGGCGAACAAACGATACCATTCAACACGCACGAAGCCACTGTATCACAACTGTTTGATGCAGGCTCCCGATGGTGAGCTGCTGTGCACATGCGATCGACGCAAGGCGGAATGGTACGTTCAGCGGGAACTGAGTGACCTTGTGAGCGAGAATCCGTACACCGTGCGGTTGCGTTTCGAGCCGGCCGGTCGGGCAGTTGATGAGCCTGGGAAGTACTATCTGCAGGCGAAGGAAAACATATGCGTGGTGTGCGGGGCAAAATCAAGCTTCAACCGCAAGAATATTGTCCCGCGGGACTATCGTAAGCATTTTCCTG TAATAATGAAAGAGCACGTTTCGCACGatgtgttgctgctgtgtgCTGACTGTCACCAGCGAAGCAGCATTTGCGATGATCGGCTGCGCCAGGAGCTGGCCGAGTTGTGTAATGCACCTTTAGCTGGTCAAAAAAATGGCTCCAAGGAGATTCGCATTGAGTCTATGGCGGAAATTCGGAAGGCAGCAAGAGCTTTGTTGAACAGTGCAGCAAAAATTCCTCCCGAACGGAAGCAAGTTCTCGAGGAACGGTTGCTGTCGTTGCTGAACAGTTTGGGAAGCGAGGGAGATTCGGTTTCGTCCGAAACACCAACCGGACCGCAAATTACGGAGCTTACACAGAACTTACTGGAGGAGTACAGTAACATCGATATATCGGTTCGCAATGAGCTGTACTGTGCGCACGGCGAGCGTGTGGTAGAACACTTCAAAAAGACCCCGGGAGGTTTGATGCAGCTGGAGCGCAGATGGCGGGAAAATTTCCTGCACACAATGCGTCCGAAGCATCTGCCACagctgtggtcggtagatcaTAACTACAAACG ATTGGAAATCCGTGCCGTCGAAGGGAGGGTGAATGTGGAAGATCTCGCAATTGCCGGCATCAGTCTTAACTCGTCACCTTCGACTTCGGCAACCTACTCGAGCCGATCGTACAGTTACTCGAATAATACACACACGAACGGGAGCCGTACGTACAGTGGCATCGGTACCACCGATAATCCCGCAACATCGACCCGATTCTACTCGAATGTGCAATCGCAAAGCACTAACGGGGAGACCGGAACTATAACGGGCGGTTCGCCCTACACAACACAGTACAAATCCATTGCTCAGCCGCGGCCACCCGATGGCCGATGGGTGATGGGAGCGGATGATACAATGTCGGACGATCCGACACTGTTTAAAACTGTCCACAACCAACCGACGCTACCGTACTATAACGAACCGGGAGCAGTCGGGTCGTTTCTGCAGGCAGACAGTGAACCGGCTACCGAGCGAGATTTTGCTTCGCTTCAACTCACCTACGATAGTGACGATTCTAACTCGACCCTTTCGCAACCATCGTCCACACTGCTAAACTCTAACGGTGTGTTCCCGGACGAGGAGTACGACGATGTGGAGGAAGGCGTTCCGAACAACGGTGGGGAGCAGGACGAGGATGCCGATGAGCGTAGCTTGAACGCGGTTGACAGTCTAGCCACCGATAGTTCTTCCTCGTCTAATGCGGCCAGGGTAAATCAGagcgaaaaacaaactgcTGTAAGCGGACACAAGATGGCTTGA